Within the Candidatus Dependentiae bacterium genome, the region CTCGGGCCCTTGGCCATGACAGGGTTAATGCAATTCTTTGTGTACCACATTGCGCTTGAACTTGGCTGTGCGATTGATAAGCCGCGCAACCTTGCCAAGTCGGTGACGGTTGAATAATTGGTTTATGAGCTATGCAGTTTAAAAAAATCATTAGTTTAGCTTTTCTCGCTTCTTTTGCTATTGCATTCGTTGCAAGTAGCTTGCTTCTGTCAAAGACAGGCATTTTGCCACAATGTTGGATGCATCTGGGTCGTCAAGTTTGCATTGAACAGTATAATCACGATCGAGATCAACAAGGTTTTATGGAGCTCTTTGCGCAGCATCATAATGCTTTAGGCGCATGGGATTTTGAAGAAGAACTGGTTAGTCATGAACATACCATTAATGTTTTACGTGTTAAAAATCAGTTGGCCGGATTTATTGTCTATAAAATGTTGGATGACTTTCACGGCCACGTTGATTTGTTGGCGATTGACAAACAATGCCATGGGTGTGGCTATGGTCATACCTTATTAACACATGCTATGAATGAGCTTAAAAATGCTGGCGCGCAAACCATCTCGCTTAAAGTGTATGATGACAATGAAAAGGCAAAGCGGTTTTATACCAACATTGGGTTCACTCCCAAAGATAGCCCCGGTTGTTTGATTGAATATGCAATTAAATTGGCGTAGTATTTTTTAGATTGGGTTTGTCCCGTTAGAAGACAAACCCAATCGTTGTTAGTTGGTCTAAATTTTTATTTCTTCCAGAGTCAGCTTATCGTTCGTAATAAAGTTGCTCTTCAAGAACTCGATCGCTTTAGTTCTTGTCGTCACATTGTGTGGGCAGGTAGTTTTTCCGGTGTAGAGCAAGTTAATCAAGCTGATGGTGTCGCGGAGTTGATTATCGGTTTCAAGCATGGTGCGCGCACGATCAGCCCAGGTCTTTTTCTCTTTATCCTTTTTCTTTTCCTCTTCCGCTTCTTTATCTTTATCTTCCGCTTCTTTGTTGGCATCTACTTTTATGTAGCCAGGCAATGCACATTCGCGGCCATAAAATTTGGTGAACCAGGTCATTTGTTCTGTTGGTGGCATGCGTCGATCAATGACAAAGTCTGGTTCAATGCCCAAGCCTTGGACTGAAGTGTCGTTAGGCAAAAAGTAGAGCGAAGTCGTGATTTTCATGGCGCAGTTATTGCTGACGGGAATAACTTCTTGAACCGAGCCTTTACCAAAAGTTCTGGTACCAACTAAAAATACCATGAGTTTCTTTTGATGATTATTGCCCGCTTCTTTGGAGAGTTTTTCTGAATGGATCTTTAATACACCGGCAAGAATTTCTGCAGCTGATGCCGTGTAATTATTCATTAAAATGAAAATAGGTAGTGCGTCATTGGCTATGGGATTATTACTGGTTTCGTAGCGTTCTGTTTCTTTGTGTGTTTTGTCTTTCGTGGTCACCACTAAGCTGCCTTTATCTAAAAATAATCCGGCGATATCAATAGCTGCGCTGAGTGATCCACCTGAATTGTTGCGGAGGTCAAGAATAAGGGCTTTGTATTTTTTCTTTTTTGATTGTTGTAGTAACTGGGTGATTTGTTTGATGGCCGTTGAGGTAAACATGTTCAGTGAGATGTAGCTGATGTTGTGTTCATTAATATAAAAGGCGAGGGAGTTTTGCTCTTTTACTACATCGCGGGTGATATCAAAAGAAAGCATATCCGTGTGGCCTTCGCGTAACACCTTGATGTGTACCTGGGTGTTGCGTTCACCCTTTAATTTTGCGGTTGCTTCTTCGGTACTCATGCCTTCCAGTTGTTCGCCATTAATTTCCATAATTTTATCGTGTGGTTGCACGCCGGCTTTATCAGATGGGCCGTCTGGAATAGTATCAATGATGGTTAATGTTTTATCTTTTGGTTGGCGAGTGTTGTCGATAACGATGCCAATACCAAAAAATTCACCACTGGTTGTTTCCAAAATTTGTTTATAGGTTTTCGGGTCAAGAAAGTTAGAGTGCGGGTCAAGAGCAGATAAAAATCCGTCGATTGCCTTAATCATACATTCTTCCAGGTCACTTACCTTGTAATGTTTTTTACTGGTGTTTTCTACAACCTCAGCAAAGGTGCGAGTCCAGTTGAAGGCTACTTCGTCAAAATCAAAAGGTGCTTTTTGTTCTTTTTTGTTTGGTTCTTTTGTTATTACCATAGCTGGTACCATAGAGCAGAGCGTGATGACGATGAGTAGTTGTTTTTTCATAATAGTATCCTTTTTTTGGTTAACAATAGAATGATATCTTCCATAATAGAACTATATGTTTGCCCAGAGAAGAGTTATAATTTATTTATATAAAAAACAGCTTGTTTGAGGATATATGGCACATGAAATGATGGCGGAAGCAAAAACTGCCGTTCAACCACAGATTGTTATCGTTACTGGATATTCCGGCGCCGGCAAAAGTACGGTGCTTCGTGCATTGGAAGATGTTGGTTTTTTTTGTGTTGATAACTTGCCGATTGCATTATTGGATTCATTTTTTCAGTTGGTTCATCAATCGAAAATTAATGGTCAGCGGTTGGCGCTTGGCATTGATATTCGTGGTGGATTAGCGATCGAAGATTTTATTCGCGATGTGCGGAATAGATTTGCGCATGGCGCTATGAATGCTCCTAAAATTTTTTTTCTGCGATCAAGTCCCGCTGTTCTTTTAAAACGCTTTCAAGAAACACGTCGTAAGCATCCACTTGCCGATGCTATTGATATGCCGAGTGCCATTCAACAAGAACAGGATTTATTACAGCCGCTCATGTCTATTGCCGATTTAGTTTTGGATACTGACCAGTTAAATATTCATCAACTACGTAGCTTTGTACGCTCGGCATTTTCGCCGGGTGGGGAGCAGCGCATGGTGGTGAGCTTAGTTTCTTTTGGTTTCAAATATGGTGCGCCGTTAGAAAGTAATTTTTTGTACGACGTGCGCTCATTGCCCAATCCTTATTTTGTACCAGCATTAAAGCATTTACGGGGCATTGATTCAGAAGTTGCTCAGTATCTGTTTGCGCAGCCTGATGTCATCGAATACTGGGATAAGCTGGTGGATTTTGTGTGCTATTCGATTAAGAAGTCACATGCGGAAGGCCGGTTCTTTATGAATATTGCGATTGGATGCACAGGAGGCAAGCACCGCTCCGTGGCCTTTGTGCAAAAACTTGCGCAGGAACAATTACCCAATGTACAGTTTATAGTTGAGCATCGTGATATTAATCGTGACTCATACAACAATAAACAAGAGGCAAAAGAGGTGGTACTATGAAGGAAATTAAACGAAAAATATTACGAATTTTCTTTGCGTTAGAATTGTTAGTTTTTACGGGGACTTATTTTTTTGCTCCCAACGGTTTTTGTGCGGTGACGCAATTGCAAGAAGAAAATCAGCAGCTCGTGGCAGAAATTAATCTGTTGCGTGCCGATGTGTATGGCCTTGAACATACGATTGTCCAATGGGATGCTCATCCATTTTATAAAGAAAAAATTGCTCGTGAACAGTTACAAATGGCCCGCAAGGGTGATCAAATCTACTACGTACGTTAGGAGTCTTAATGTTGGAATTCGCATATAGCTTACCAAAACTTTCTTATGATTATGGCGCATTAGAGCCGTATATAGATGCAATGACGATGGAAATCCATCACACTAAGCATCATCAGGCTTATATTGATAATCTTAATAAAGCTATGGAACAAGTCCCTGCTTTACAAGGTACACCGCTTACTGAATTATTAAGTTCTTTAGATTCAGTGCCTGAATCAGTACGCGCCGTGGTCAGAAATCACGGTGGCGGTCATTATAATCATTCAGTTTTTTGGAAGATGTTGAGCAGAGATGGCGGTGGTGAACCGCAAGGACCTGTTGGCGATATCATAAAAAAAGAGTTTGGCAGCTTTGCAGCATTTCAAGATCAATTCAATACAGCCGCTAAAGGAGTTTTTGGTAGTGGTTGGGCTTGGTTGTGTGTTGCGCCTAACGGACAGTATAAGATTATTGCCACTCCTAACCAAGACACACCATTATCACAAGGGTCGCAGCCAATTTTGGGGCTTGATGTTTGGGAGCATGCTTATTATTTGAAATACCAAAATAAACGGCCTGATTATATTAATGCATGGTGGCATGTGGTTAATTGGGAGCAGGTTGAAGAGAACTATAGTACTATTGTACGATAATAGGGTAGATGATATAATAACATGAGTATATTGACCATAAAATTTTAGTTATAGAAGATCTCCATGAAAAAAAATGAAAACATTGGCACGGTAGAAACCCAAGCTCCTCTATCTGTTTCTGATGAACACCGTATTCGCCTTGAAAAAGTAGAAGTGATGCGTAAAGCTGGCATTGAGCCTTGGCCTGCCGGAAAACTAGTCAATGCAGTTTGCAAAGATGTAATTGATGAATATGTTGAAGGTGCAGAATCTCGTGAATATGCCATTGAAGGTAGACTCATGGCATTGCGTGGGCACGGAAAAACAATATTTGCTCAAATTCAAGACCGCAGCGGCCTTGTACAGGTCTATATTAAACAAGATATTTTAGGCGATGATGCCTTTGCCAATTTTAATAACTTTGTTGATATTGGTGATATTGTTTGGGTTAAAGGACAATCGTTCAAAACCAAAACGGGTGAAATTACTTTAAAAGTCACTGAGTTTGCTTTGCAAAGTAAATGTCTCTATCCATTACCAGATAAGTTTCATGGTCTTGC harbors:
- a CDS encoding S41 family peptidase, which codes for MKKQLLIVITLCSMVPAMVITKEPNKKEQKAPFDFDEVAFNWTRTFAEVVENTSKKHYKVSDLEECMIKAIDGFLSALDPHSNFLDPKTYKQILETTSGEFFGIGIVIDNTRQPKDKTLTIIDTIPDGPSDKAGVQPHDKIMEINGEQLEGMSTEEATAKLKGERNTQVHIKVLREGHTDMLSFDITRDVVKEQNSLAFYINEHNISYISLNMFTSTAIKQITQLLQQSKKKKYKALILDLRNNSGGSLSAAIDIAGLFLDKGSLVVTTKDKTHKETERYETSNNPIANDALPIFILMNNYTASAAEILAGVLKIHSEKLSKEAGNNHQKKLMVFLVGTRTFGKGSVQEVIPVSNNCAMKITTSLYFLPNDTSVQGLGIEPDFVIDRRMPPTEQMTWFTKFYGRECALPGYIKVDANKEAEDKDKEAEEEKKKDKEKKTWADRARTMLETDNQLRDTISLINLLYTGKTTCPHNVTTRTKAIEFLKSNFITNDKLTLEEIKI
- a CDS encoding septum formation initiator family protein; amino-acid sequence: MKEIKRKILRIFFALELLVFTGTYFFAPNGFCAVTQLQEENQQLVAEINLLRADVYGLEHTIVQWDAHPFYKEKIAREQLQMARKGDQIYYVR
- a CDS encoding GNAT family N-acetyltransferase; translation: MQFKKIISLAFLASFAIAFVASSLLLSKTGILPQCWMHLGRQVCIEQYNHDRDQQGFMELFAQHHNALGAWDFEEELVSHEHTINVLRVKNQLAGFIVYKMLDDFHGHVDLLAIDKQCHGCGYGHTLLTHAMNELKNAGAQTISLKVYDDNEKAKRFYTNIGFTPKDSPGCLIEYAIKLA
- a CDS encoding superoxide dismutase, with protein sequence MLEFAYSLPKLSYDYGALEPYIDAMTMEIHHTKHHQAYIDNLNKAMEQVPALQGTPLTELLSSLDSVPESVRAVVRNHGGGHYNHSVFWKMLSRDGGGEPQGPVGDIIKKEFGSFAAFQDQFNTAAKGVFGSGWAWLCVAPNGQYKIIATPNQDTPLSQGSQPILGLDVWEHAYYLKYQNKRPDYINAWWHVVNWEQVEENYSTIVR
- the rapZ gene encoding RNase adapter RapZ encodes the protein MAHEMMAEAKTAVQPQIVIVTGYSGAGKSTVLRALEDVGFFCVDNLPIALLDSFFQLVHQSKINGQRLALGIDIRGGLAIEDFIRDVRNRFAHGAMNAPKIFFLRSSPAVLLKRFQETRRKHPLADAIDMPSAIQQEQDLLQPLMSIADLVLDTDQLNIHQLRSFVRSAFSPGGEQRMVVSLVSFGFKYGAPLESNFLYDVRSLPNPYFVPALKHLRGIDSEVAQYLFAQPDVIEYWDKLVDFVCYSIKKSHAEGRFFMNIAIGCTGGKHRSVAFVQKLAQEQLPNVQFIVEHRDINRDSYNNKQEAKEVVL